Proteins encoded within one genomic window of Erinaceus europaeus unplaced genomic scaffold, mEriEur2.1 scaffold_1058, whole genome shotgun sequence:
- the SPTY2D1 gene encoding protein SPT2 homolog isoform X2, which yields MDFREILLLASKGQGVNNVPKRYSLAVGPPKKDPKVKGVKSAAVQAFLRRKEEELRKKALEEQRRKEELVKKRIELKHDKKARAMAKRTKDNFHGYNGIPVEEKSKKKHAMESHTSHGTDQDYEMEDEDEFVEYNQAGSEHEYEEEQEAPKVESKPKVPLRSAPPVMNFTDLLRLAEKKQYEPVEIKVVKKTEERPLTAEELREREFLERKHRKRVSETDTRLPLTKKTPFQKESVGTKVGKSSGDKYPPSKGTPLLPHAERKSRPSIANEKHLGLSSSKPKPSERTKTGSANCSQPSLRESNDRPIFNGTGKPHSSTYSSTPKTSAKGVPKSVTEQKASKSPHSNQSRPGPVGASPSKAKSPGIRQPGSSSDSAPGRLNTAASWPTVNSSSGPKHQSSSSRSGPEKTASGTKRPSGDLNPSGRTVCGSSGLERPASSSNGPVRPIGGLGGSGKPASSIGGPGRPASSSRGPGRPVSSPHNIRRPVGISGPPGRPVNGTVTAGRTVSVSGPGRPVSSSGPGRALSNSGPLLKPKCTVVSETISSKNIISQPINGQMNGMRPSLTGYRSAPGPQRFPFPNGPRREQGFDDDDEEYDSEMEDFIEEEGEPQEDISRHIREIFGYDRNKYKDESDYALRYMESSWREQQKEEAKSLRLGMQEDLEEMRREEEELKRRKAKKLKKH from the exons AAAAGGTACAGTTTGGCAGTGGGACCTCCCAAGAAAGATCCTAAAGTTAAGGGTGTCAAGTCAGCAGCGGTCCAAGCTTTTctcaggagaaaagaagaagaactcaGAAAAAAAG CTTTAGAGGAGCAACGGAGAAAAGAAGAACTGGTGAAAAAGCGAATTGAATTAAAACATGACAAGAAAGCAAGAGCCATGGCAAAGAGGACAAAGGATAATTTTCATGGTTACAATGGGATTCCTGTTGAAGAGAAGTCAAAGAAGAAGCATGCAATGGAGAGCCACACTAGCCATGGAACAGACCAAGATTATGAAATGGAAGATGAAGATGAATTTGTGGAATACAATCAGGCAGGGTCAGAGCACGAATATGAGGAGGAGCAAGAAGCTCCCAAAGTTGAAAGCAAACCAAAGGTTCCCCTTAGAAGTGCCCCACCAGTAATGAACTTCACTGACTTACTCAGGTTGGCTGAGAAAAAGCAGTATGAGCCAGTGGAGATCAAGGTGGTGAAGAAGACGGAAGAGCGACCTCTGACTGCGGAAGAACTTAGGGAGCGAGAATTTTTAGAACGAAAGCATAGGAAAAGAGTATCTGAAACAGATACAAGACTACCTctaactaaaaagacaccttttCAGAAAGAAAGTGTAGGCACAAAAGTTGGCAAAAGTTCTGGGGACAAGTATCCTCCTTCTAAGGGTACTCCCCTACTTCCTCATGCTGAGAGGAAATCCAGACCCAGTATAGCCAATGAGAAACACTTGGGTTTGTCTTCATCCAAACCCAAGCCAAGTGAGAGAACCAAAACAGGATCTGCCAATTGCTCCCAACCCTCACTGCGTGAGAGCAATGACAGACCCATTTTCAACGGTACTGGAAAACCACATTCTAGCACTTACTCGAGTACCCCAAAGACTTCTGCTAAAGGTGTTCCAAAATCTGTGACTGAGCAGAAAGCCAGTAAGTCTCCCCATTCTAACCAGTCCAGGCCTGGGCCAGTGGGCGCTTCACCCAGTAAAGCTAAGAGTCCAGGTATCAGGCAGCCAGGGAGCAGTTCTGACTCAGCTCCAGGACGACTGAACACAGCAGCCAGTTGGCCTACAGTTAACTCTAGCTCTGGACCTAAGCACCAAAGCAGCAGCTCTCGCTCAGGACCTGAGAAAACAGCCAGTGGGACCAAGAGGCCTTCTGGTGATTTGAATCCATCTGGACGGACAGTCTGTGGTTCAAGTGGCCTTGAACGACCTGCAAGCAGCTCAAATGGCCCTGTACGACCCATCGGTGGCCTGGGAGGTTCTGGGAAGCCTGCAAGCAGCATTGGTGGCCCTGGGAGGC CTGCGAGCAGCTCTCGTGGCCCAGGGAGGCCTGTGAGCAGCCCCCACAACATTAGACGACCAGTGGGTATCTCAGGTCCTCCTGGCCGACCTGTCAATGGCACAGTTACAGCTGGACGGACTGTCAGTGTTTCAGGCCCTGGAAGACCAGTAAGCAGCTCTGGACCTGGGCGAGCACTTAGTAACTCAGGTCCACTCCTGAAGCCCAAGTGCACTGTTGTCTCAGAAACTATTTCTTCTAAGAATATAATTAGCCAGCCCATCAATGGACAGATGAATGGAATGAGACCATCTTTGACTGGCTATAGATCAGCCCCAG GTCCTCAAAGATTTCCCTTCCCTAATGGTCCCAGAAGGGAACAAGGTTTTGACGACGACGATGAAGAATATGACTCTGAGATGGAAGATTTtattgaagaagaaggagaacctCAGGAAGACATATCTAGGCACATAAGAGAAATCTTTGGCTATGACCGAAATAA ataCAAAGATGAAAGTGACTATGCCTTACGTTACATGGAGAGTAGTTGGAGAGAGCAGcagaaagaagaagcaaagag TTTACGTCTAGGTATGCAAGAGGACTTAGAGGAAATGAGGCgtgaagaagaagaactgaaacgCAGGAAGGCCAAAAAGCTGAAGAAGCATTAG
- the SPTY2D1 gene encoding protein SPT2 homolog isoform X1, whose translation MDFREILLLASKGQGVNNVPKRYSLAVGPPKKDPKVKGVKSAAVQAFLRRKEEELRKKALEEQRRKEELVKKRIELKHDKKARAMAKRTKDNFHGYNGIPVEEKSKKKHAMESHTSHGTDQDYEMEDEDEFVEYNQAGSEHEYEEEQEAPKVESKPKVPLRSAPPVMNFTDLLRLAEKKQYEPVEIKVVKKTEERPLTAEELREREFLERKHRKRVSETDTRLPLTKKTPFQKESVGTKVGKSSGDKYPPSKGTPLLPHAERKSRPSIANEKHLGLSSSKPKPSERTKTGSANCSQPSLRESNDRPIFNGTGKPHSSTYSSTPKTSAKGVPKSVTEQKASKSPHSNQSRPGPVGASPSKAKSPGIRQPGSSSDSAPGRLNTAASWPTVNSSSGPKHQSSSSRSGPEKTASGTKRPSGDLNPSGRTVCGSSGLERPASSSNGPVRPIGGLGGSGKPASSIGGPGRPASSSGGPGRPASSSRGPGRPVSSPHNIRRPVGISGPPGRPVNGTVTAGRTVSVSGPGRPVSSSGPGRALSNSGPLLKPKCTVVSETISSKNIISQPINGQMNGMRPSLTGYRSAPGPQRFPFPNGPRREQGFDDDDEEYDSEMEDFIEEEGEPQEDISRHIREIFGYDRNKYKDESDYALRYMESSWREQQKEEAKSLRLGMQEDLEEMRREEEELKRRKAKKLKKH comes from the exons AAAAGGTACAGTTTGGCAGTGGGACCTCCCAAGAAAGATCCTAAAGTTAAGGGTGTCAAGTCAGCAGCGGTCCAAGCTTTTctcaggagaaaagaagaagaactcaGAAAAAAAG CTTTAGAGGAGCAACGGAGAAAAGAAGAACTGGTGAAAAAGCGAATTGAATTAAAACATGACAAGAAAGCAAGAGCCATGGCAAAGAGGACAAAGGATAATTTTCATGGTTACAATGGGATTCCTGTTGAAGAGAAGTCAAAGAAGAAGCATGCAATGGAGAGCCACACTAGCCATGGAACAGACCAAGATTATGAAATGGAAGATGAAGATGAATTTGTGGAATACAATCAGGCAGGGTCAGAGCACGAATATGAGGAGGAGCAAGAAGCTCCCAAAGTTGAAAGCAAACCAAAGGTTCCCCTTAGAAGTGCCCCACCAGTAATGAACTTCACTGACTTACTCAGGTTGGCTGAGAAAAAGCAGTATGAGCCAGTGGAGATCAAGGTGGTGAAGAAGACGGAAGAGCGACCTCTGACTGCGGAAGAACTTAGGGAGCGAGAATTTTTAGAACGAAAGCATAGGAAAAGAGTATCTGAAACAGATACAAGACTACCTctaactaaaaagacaccttttCAGAAAGAAAGTGTAGGCACAAAAGTTGGCAAAAGTTCTGGGGACAAGTATCCTCCTTCTAAGGGTACTCCCCTACTTCCTCATGCTGAGAGGAAATCCAGACCCAGTATAGCCAATGAGAAACACTTGGGTTTGTCTTCATCCAAACCCAAGCCAAGTGAGAGAACCAAAACAGGATCTGCCAATTGCTCCCAACCCTCACTGCGTGAGAGCAATGACAGACCCATTTTCAACGGTACTGGAAAACCACATTCTAGCACTTACTCGAGTACCCCAAAGACTTCTGCTAAAGGTGTTCCAAAATCTGTGACTGAGCAGAAAGCCAGTAAGTCTCCCCATTCTAACCAGTCCAGGCCTGGGCCAGTGGGCGCTTCACCCAGTAAAGCTAAGAGTCCAGGTATCAGGCAGCCAGGGAGCAGTTCTGACTCAGCTCCAGGACGACTGAACACAGCAGCCAGTTGGCCTACAGTTAACTCTAGCTCTGGACCTAAGCACCAAAGCAGCAGCTCTCGCTCAGGACCTGAGAAAACAGCCAGTGGGACCAAGAGGCCTTCTGGTGATTTGAATCCATCTGGACGGACAGTCTGTGGTTCAAGTGGCCTTGAACGACCTGCAAGCAGCTCAAATGGCCCTGTACGACCCATCGGTGGCCTGGGAGGTTCTGGGAAGCCTGCAAGCAGCATTGGTGGCCCTGGGAGGCCTGCGAGCAGCTCTGGTGGCCCTGGGAGGCCTGCGAGCAGCTCTCGTGGCCCAGGGAGGCCTGTGAGCAGCCCCCACAACATTAGACGACCAGTGGGTATCTCAGGTCCTCCTGGCCGACCTGTCAATGGCACAGTTACAGCTGGACGGACTGTCAGTGTTTCAGGCCCTGGAAGACCAGTAAGCAGCTCTGGACCTGGGCGAGCACTTAGTAACTCAGGTCCACTCCTGAAGCCCAAGTGCACTGTTGTCTCAGAAACTATTTCTTCTAAGAATATAATTAGCCAGCCCATCAATGGACAGATGAATGGAATGAGACCATCTTTGACTGGCTATAGATCAGCCCCAG GTCCTCAAAGATTTCCCTTCCCTAATGGTCCCAGAAGGGAACAAGGTTTTGACGACGACGATGAAGAATATGACTCTGAGATGGAAGATTTtattgaagaagaaggagaacctCAGGAAGACATATCTAGGCACATAAGAGAAATCTTTGGCTATGACCGAAATAA ataCAAAGATGAAAGTGACTATGCCTTACGTTACATGGAGAGTAGTTGGAGAGAGCAGcagaaagaagaagcaaagag TTTACGTCTAGGTATGCAAGAGGACTTAGAGGAAATGAGGCgtgaagaagaagaactgaaacgCAGGAAGGCCAAAAAGCTGAAGAAGCATTAG